The following are from one region of the Chitinophagaceae bacterium genome:
- a CDS encoding N-6 DNA methylase gives MSIQDIHNYYNTINEYKRFGGTENERSIRRAFANLLDRYCVQKKLQLVDEVSLKYSRKRPDGTVRTALQQDWGYWESKDMQDNLDEEIKKKIEIGYPTFNILFENSEQIVLIQQDKELMRGEMKNPEFLHRILTAFIQYERPEITDFRIAVQKFKEDIPYIVETLRTMIAEQEKNPEFRIQREKFWNVCRESINPEISAFDIREMIIQHILTAEIFDTVFGDSHFHRENNIARELEIVVNTFFTGAVRRDTLATIDSYYKTIKREAGNIESYHEKQKFLKVVYENFYKAYNPKGADKLGVIYTPNEIVKFMVESTDFLLEKYFGKNLADKNVQILDPCTGTGTFITDIIEYIPEQYLKYKYKNEIHCNELAILPYYIANLNIEYTYQQKMKKYEPYENIVFVDTLDNLGFSYEGKQLKTKLYAVSAENLDRVIKQNEKKISVIIGNPPYNAHQQNENDNNKNRTYKEIDKRIKETYVYYSAAQKTKVYDMYARFYRWATDRINGNGIVAFITNRSFIDSRTFDGFRKSIAQEFDYAYIVDLHGDIRANSGQAKANVFNIMTGVAIAFFVRKEKADTKFIKYYPVDFPTAKEKLEFLETTSLRTIPFESIQADKNNNWINIADTDFEKLIPIIEKNNKNTLFRLTTNGVATNRDEWVYDFDTKNLENKIKFFIDIYNKEVEKLKDKKTQHEINDVLDYSIKWSEALKNNLLRNEKLKFLKNSFSLIAYRPFVKKQYYSEKKLSDRLTNNHYLIFGKSLKIKNKIITINQSKKEFNVLGSDTLVDLHFNGDSVCIPLYRYDKKGNQLKNVTDWGLIQFKNHYNDKTITKEDIFYYTYAVFHNPEYVKKYELNLKREFPRVPLYNDFWKWSKWGKELMDLHIGYENVESYELIVKSEGLKDNPNPKLKALPESGEIILDENTSISGIPKSAWEYKFGNRSALHWIVDQYKEKTIDDKTIAEKFNTYKFTDYKQTVIDLIKRITTVSVCTMEMVNTMGAEEHS, from the coding sequence ATGTCAATACAAGATATACATAATTACTATAATACAATAAACGAATACAAACGTTTTGGTGGCACAGAGAATGAAAGAAGTATTCGCCGTGCTTTTGCCAATTTATTAGACAGATATTGCGTACAAAAGAAATTACAATTAGTTGATGAAGTATCACTCAAATATTCTAGAAAACGACCAGACGGAACAGTAAGAACTGCCCTGCAACAAGATTGGGGATATTGGGAAAGTAAAGATATGCAAGATAATTTAGACGAAGAGATTAAAAAAAAAATTGAAATTGGTTATCCGACTTTTAATATTCTATTTGAAAACTCAGAACAAATTGTTTTAATTCAACAAGACAAAGAATTAATGCGGGGAGAAATGAAAAACCCCGAATTTTTGCATCGTATTTTAACCGCATTTATACAATATGAACGCCCTGAGATAACAGATTTTCGGATTGCTGTTCAAAAATTTAAAGAAGATATTCCGTATATTGTGGAGACGCTCCGCACCATGATTGCGGAGCAAGAAAAGAACCCCGAATTTAGAATACAACGTGAAAAATTTTGGAATGTATGCCGTGAAAGTATCAATCCCGAAATATCAGCTTTTGATATTCGAGAAATGATTATTCAACATATTTTAACAGCAGAAATATTTGATACAGTATTTGGCGACAGTCATTTTCACAGAGAAAATAATATTGCACGAGAATTAGAAATAGTTGTGAATACTTTTTTCACAGGAGCAGTCCGTCGTGATACACTTGCTACTATTGATAGTTATTACAAAACCATAAAACGGGAAGCAGGAAATATTGAAAGCTACCACGAAAAACAAAAGTTTCTGAAAGTTGTTTACGAAAATTTCTATAAAGCTTATAATCCCAAAGGAGCAGATAAACTCGGAGTAATCTATACGCCCAATGAAATTGTTAAATTTATGGTGGAAAGCACTGACTTTTTACTGGAAAAATATTTTGGAAAAAATCTTGCCGATAAAAACGTGCAAATCCTTGACCCTTGTACAGGTACAGGAACTTTTATAACCGATATTATTGAATATATCCCCGAACAATACTTAAAATATAAATATAAAAACGAAATTCACTGCAACGAATTGGCGATTTTGCCCTATTATATTGCAAACCTCAATATTGAATATACCTATCAGCAAAAAATGAAAAAATACGAACCTTATGAGAATATCGTTTTTGTTGATACCTTAGATAACTTAGGATTTAGCTACGAAGGAAAACAATTGAAAACCAAACTCTATGCTGTAAGTGCCGAAAATTTGGACAGAGTCATAAAACAAAACGAGAAAAAAATATCAGTAATTATTGGAAATCCACCATATAATGCTCATCAGCAGAATGAAAATGATAATAATAAAAATAGAACTTACAAAGAAATAGACAAACGCATAAAAGAAACTTACGTATATTATAGTGCTGCCCAAAAAACAAAAGTATATGATATGTATGCAAGATTTTATCGTTGGGCAACTGATAGAATAAATGGAAATGGCATTGTGGCTTTTATTACCAACCGTTCTTTTATTGACAGCAGAACGTTTGACGGTTTTCGTAAAAGTATAGCCCAAGAATTTGATTATGCATATATTGTGGACTTACACGGAGATATTCGTGCAAACAGCGGACAAGCAAAAGCAAATGTTTTTAATATTATGACAGGTGTGGCAATTGCTTTTTTCGTACGAAAAGAAAAAGCAGATACAAAATTCATTAAATATTATCCAGTGGATTTCCCAACTGCAAAAGAAAAATTAGAATTTTTAGAAACAACATCTTTGCGAACCATTCCATTTGAAAGTATCCAAGCCGATAAAAATAACAACTGGATAAATATTGCTGACACAGATTTTGAAAAACTCATTCCCATAATAGAAAAGAATAATAAAAATACATTGTTTCGGCTTACTACAAATGGAGTTGCAACAAACAGAGATGAATGGGTTTATGATTTTGATACAAAAAATTTAGAAAATAAAATAAAGTTTTTTATTGATATTTATAATAAAGAAGTTGAAAAATTAAAAGATAAAAAAACGCAACATGAAATAAATGATGTATTAGATTATTCTATTAAGTGGAGTGAAGCATTAAAGAATAATTTATTAAGAAATGAAAAATTAAAATTTCTAAAGAACTCTTTTTCATTGATTGCTTACCGACCATTTGTAAAAAAACAATACTATTCAGAAAAAAAACTGAGCGACAGATTAACAAACAATCACTACTTAATATTTGGAAAAAGCTTAAAAATAAAAAATAAAATAATTACAATAAATCAGTCAAAAAAAGAATTCAATGTTTTAGGATCTGATACATTAGTTGATTTACATTTTAACGGGGATAGTGTTTGCATTCCTTTATACCGCTACGACAAAAAAGGAAACCAATTAAAAAACGTAACCGATTGGGGATTAATTCAATTTAAGAATCATTATAATGATAAAACGATTACCAAAGAAGATATATTTTATTATACTTACGCAGTTTTTCATAATCCTGAATATGTTAAAAAATACGAACTCAACTTAAAACGAGAATTTCCAAGAGTACCGCTTTACAACGATTTTTGGAAATGGAGTAAGTGGGGCAAGGAACTAATGGATTTGCATATTGGTTATGAAAACGTGGAGAGTTATGAGTTAATAGTTAAAAGTGAAGGGTTAAAAGATAATCCCAATCCAAAATTAAAAGCTTTACCGGAAAGCGGAGAGATTATTTTAGACGAAAATACAAGTATATCAGGAATTCCAAAATCTGCTTGGGAATATAAATTTGGAAATCGTAGTGCATTGCATTGGATAGTAGACCAATACAAAGAAAAAACAATAGATGATAAGACAATTGCAGAAAAGTTTAATACGTATAAATTTACCGATTATAAACAAACTGTAATTGATTTAATAAAACGAATTACAACTGTTTCGGTGTGTACAATGGAAATGGTAAATACAATGGGGGCAGAAGAACATTCATGA
- a CDS encoding T9SS type A sorting domain-containing protein has protein sequence MKKNKITLAVLAILLASSNIQSNAQNYIDSNNNGLIEVYYIEQLDSMRYNSTGTCSGSICNGYELMRNLDFRNSTSYRNYESYISRTNDSSFYRMNRGWNPIGTGIVLADDVEGNNTYNALFEGNTYTIDNLYINRSSDDIVGLFGYVDTSCIIRNIGLRNVSVSGNNYVGGLVALNSVGIISESYAMGYVSGIDGVGVLVGYNNGQIHLSYATGFVSGSKYTGGLVGYNIGTINQSYATASVFGTTSSIGGLVGDNHMGRISQSYATGSVSGKSIYGLGGLVGYSNGGLIAESYATGSVSGTGDSRFIGGLVGYVFNGMDTGGETIVTRISQCYATGSVSGYSNVGGLIGSNWDGGNNIYVPIFNIIVRGVINQSYATGSVSGYSNVGGLIGYNNGYVHHGYWNKNAIQTVEGNPRSSNDKVEIGKIGTNSAIYYISGLTLAALQSPTGLGTDSIQELGPGFTYRQGFFPVLHRGARITINNTSFTQTTPSITNIGTNNVITNIMQGTVSTRATLNLDGIHFTANIIEPTNITSNDFLTETVDGTGSGIIGKYHITVNFTYPGIKRYDDAPFRLEATTLEGIPVLFSSASTLININNNTVTINGSGTVNITAYTENDTLFGFTNQILTIHRAAHGISFGALNTRTFGNAPFVLQATHSTSLPVVFSASNTLISISRDTALIKGAGTVNITAYREDDIAFDFITQILTIHRANQSVSFKALSTKTFGNAPFVLQATSSADLPIIFLTSNTLVSIRDNTVSINGVGMVNITAYQVGNENYLQAYEIQTLTIREPNDPRKINPSLTFTAIPTLTIAQKYVLTAISNSHGVITFISSDDKIVTVKGNTITAARTGTAFIIASQEANIEFNSAIAQQTVTVVDIRYINPLTFIERKKPATSIYPNPANDYITIQTDKNQKISSVKVYDIAGRIYELKVKSYELDIKTLPKGEYIIIIYGEKGEVLKTEKIMK, from the coding sequence ATGAAAAAAAATAAAATAACATTAGCAGTATTAGCAATACTATTAGCAAGTAGTAATATACAGAGTAATGCTCAAAACTATATAGACTCCAATAATAACGGTCTCATAGAAGTTTATTATATAGAGCAGTTAGATTCCATGAGATATAATTCTACGGGAACATGTAGCGGGAGTATTTGTAATGGTTATGAACTGATGCGCAATTTAGATTTTAGAAATTCTACTTCGTATAGAAACTATGAAAGTTATATAAGCAGAACTAATGATTCTTCTTTTTATAGAATGAATAGAGGATGGAATCCTATTGGAACGGGTATTGTTCTTGCGGATGATGTGGAAGGAAATAATACATATAATGCTCTTTTTGAAGGGAATACTTATACCATAGATAATCTGTATATAAATAGAAGTAGTGATGATATTGTAGGTCTTTTTGGATATGTAGATACCAGTTGTATTATCAGAAACATAGGACTCAGAAATGTTTCTGTCTCTGGTAATAATTATGTCGGCGGATTGGTAGCACTTAATAGTGTTGGAATAATAAGTGAAAGCTACGCTATGGGATATGTCTCTGGTATTGATGGTGTGGGCGTATTAGTGGGATATAATAATGGACAAATACATCTAAGCTATGCTACAGGATTTGTCTCAGGTAGTAAATATACCGGAGGATTAGTGGGGTATAATATTGGAACAATAAATCAAAGTTATGCCACAGCATCTGTCTTTGGTACTACATCTTCTATTGGTGGATTAGTGGGAGATAATCACATGGGGAGAATAAGCCAAAGCTACGCTACAGGATCTGTCTCTGGTAAGAGTATTTATGGTCTTGGTGGATTAGTGGGATATAGTAATGGTGGATTAATAGCCGAAAGCTACGCTACAGGATCTGTCTCTGGTACGGGTGATTCTCGTTTTATTGGTGGATTAGTGGGATATGTTTTTAATGGAATGGACACTGGTGGGGAAACAATCGTAACAAGAATAAGTCAATGCTATGCTACGGGATCTGTCTCAGGTTATTCTAATGTGGGAGGATTGATAGGATCTAATTGGGATGGAGGAAATAATATTTATGTGCCAATCTTTAATATAATAGTCCGTGGAGTAATAAACCAATCCTATGCTACGGGATCTGTCTCGGGCTATTCTAATGTGGGAGGATTGATAGGGTATAATAACGGATATGTACACCATGGCTATTGGAATAAAAATGCTATACAAACAGTGGAAGGAAACCCAAGGAGTAGTAATGACAAAGTAGAAATAGGTAAAATAGGAACAAATAGTGCAATTTATTATATAAGCGGTCTCACTCTTGCTGCTCTGCAGAGTCCTACGGGATTAGGAACAGATAGCATACAAGAATTAGGACCGGGTTTTACATACAGACAAGGGTTCTTCCCTGTGCTTCATAGAGGAGCTAGAATAACCATAAATAATACCTCATTTACTCAGACAACACCCAGTATTACGAATATAGGAACGAATAATGTGATAACAAATATTATGCAAGGAACTGTATCTACCCGTGCTACTCTCAATCTAGATGGAATACATTTTACCGCCAATATTATAGAACCTACCAATATAACAAGCAATGATTTTCTTACAGAGACCGTAGATGGAACAGGGAGTGGTATAATAGGCAAGTATCATATAACCGTAAACTTTACATATCCTGGGATTAAAAGGTATGATGATGCACCTTTTAGATTAGAAGCAACAACTCTTGAAGGGATCCCCGTTTTATTTTCTTCTGCTTCTACTTTGATAAATATTAATAATAATACGGTTACTATAAATGGATCCGGAACAGTGAATATTACTGCGTATACTGAAAATGATACTCTTTTTGGTTTTACTAATCAAATACTTACCATACACAGAGCAGCTCATGGTATCTCTTTTGGAGCATTAAACACGAGAACTTTTGGAAATGCTCCTTTTGTTTTACAAGCAACACATTCTACAAGTTTACCTGTTGTATTCTCAGCTTCTAATACTCTTATAAGTATCAGCAGAGATACAGCTCTAATAAAAGGAGCAGGAACAGTAAATATTACTGCGTACCGTGAAGATGACATTGCCTTTGATTTTATTACTCAAATACTTACTATACACAGAGCAAATCAGAGTGTATCTTTTAAAGCACTAAGCACGAAAACTTTTGGAAATGCACCTTTTGTTTTACAAGCAACATCTTCTGCCGATTTACCTATTATATTTTTGACTTCCAATACTTTAGTAAGTATTCGTGATAATACAGTGAGTATAAACGGAGTGGGAATGGTCAACATTACTGCTTATCAAGTAGGAAATGAAAATTATTTACAGGCGTATGAAATACAAACACTCACTATAAGGGAACCAAATGATCCTCGTAAAATAAACCCCTCTCTTACTTTTACCGCTATTCCTACTCTTACCATAGCACAAAAGTATGTATTGACAGCCATTTCCAACAGCCATGGAGTAATAACTTTTATTTCCAGTGATGATAAAATAGTAACTGTAAAAGGAAATACTATCACCGCAGCAAGAACTGGAACAGCTTTCATTATAGCAAGTCAAGAAGCAAATATAGAGTTTAATTCTGCTATTGCTCAACAAACAGTCACAGTAGTAGATATTCGTTACATTAATCCTCTTACTTTCATAGAAAGAAAAAAACCTGCTACAAGTATTTATCCCAATCCTGCAAATGATTACATTACTATTCAAACAGATAAAAATCAAAAAATTTCATCTGTGAAAGTATATGATATAGCAGGTCGGATTTATGAGTTAAAAGTTAAAAGTTATGAATTAGATATAAAAACATTACCGAAAGGAGAATATATTATTATAATATATGGAGAAAAAGGAGAGGTTCTGAAAACAGAAAAAATAATGAAA
- a CDS encoding aspartate 1-decarboxylase, protein MKIEILKSKIHRARVTQSELHYIGSITIDEALLKASHIIEYEKVQVVNINNGERFETYAIKGAYGKGEICVNGAAARKVQVGDMLIIISYCQMDIEAAKNHKPFIIFPDHNNQIVP, encoded by the coding sequence ATGAAAATAGAAATTCTAAAATCAAAAATTCATAGAGCGAGAGTAACACAATCAGAACTCCACTATATAGGAAGTATAACTATTGATGAAGCGTTGCTCAAGGCATCGCATATTATAGAATATGAAAAAGTACAAGTCGTAAATATAAATAATGGCGAAAGATTTGAAACATACGCTATAAAAGGTGCCTACGGAAAAGGAGAAATATGTGTTAACGGGGCTGCTGCAAGAAAGGTTCAAGTAGGGGATATGCTCATTATTATTTCTTATTGCCAGATGGATATAGAAGCAGCAAAAAATCACAAACCCTTTATAATATTCCCCGATCATAATAACCAAATCGTACCTTGA
- the rfaE2 gene encoding D-glycero-beta-D-manno-heptose 1-phosphate adenylyltransferase: MIQTSKKICSLADAIPTIRGWKKDTNKIVFTNGCFDIIHKGHIDYLEEAKNLGDKLIVGINSDASIRKLKGKNRPIIDEASRLRVLAAIECIDMVILFEEETPLLVIKAIHPDILVKGADYMQKEVIGADLVLQNGGKVQLIQITEGYSTSRIVEKIKESE; the protein is encoded by the coding sequence ATGATACAGACCAGTAAGAAAATTTGCTCTCTTGCAGATGCAATACCTACCATCCGCGGATGGAAAAAAGATACTAATAAAATTGTATTCACCAATGGATGCTTTGATATTATCCATAAAGGACATATAGACTACTTGGAAGAAGCAAAAAATCTAGGAGATAAACTCATCGTAGGAATAAATAGCGATGCTTCTATCAGAAAATTAAAAGGAAAAAATCGCCCTATAATAGATGAAGCAAGTAGATTACGAGTATTAGCTGCGATAGAATGTATAGATATGGTGATTCTTTTTGAAGAAGAAACCCCTTTATTAGTAATAAAAGCCATACACCCTGATATTTTGGTAAAAGGAGCAGATTATATGCAAAAAGAAGTAATAGGGGCTGATTTGGTATTACAAAACGGTGGAAAAGTGCAATTGATACAGATAACCGAGGGTTATTCTACTTCCCGCATTGTAGAAAAAATAAAGGAATCCGAATAA
- a CDS encoding lysylphosphatidylglycerol synthase transmembrane domain-containing protein — MKKILLIILKFVSPACASIIIMWWLFKDMKIEEMLANISHINTNYFYIGIAFFITLISHYIRAVRWNMLLRALGHTISHNKVFISVLIGYLGNIILPRLGEVIRCSILKKTNNVPLASSIGTVITERIVDIVSMIVVIFISVLIEFDKISQVLFPILHQIYQKIQGRYLLLFLFIMSAFLLAMLYTIKKFFASQKILLKIQELFTLFVAGIQSIKDIHSPKWFFIHTFLLWFTYYLTTYVVIIAFSSTEGITLSQGIVVLAMATIGMALPVQGGFGTFHFFVSQSLIWYNIDSAMSKTIATILHTTSIVAIIMYGGVAFLCFFFLKHKKHDTDQ; from the coding sequence TTGAAAAAGATCCTTCTTATTATTTTAAAATTTGTATCCCCCGCATGTGCTTCTATTATTATCATGTGGTGGCTTTTTAAAGACATGAAAATAGAAGAAATGCTCGCAAATATTTCTCATATCAATACAAACTACTTCTATATTGGCATTGCTTTTTTTATAACCTTAATAAGTCATTATATAAGAGCAGTAAGGTGGAATATGCTTTTACGTGCATTAGGACATACTATTTCTCACAATAAAGTATTCATATCCGTGTTAATAGGATATTTAGGAAATATTATCCTTCCCAGATTGGGTGAAGTAATCCGTTGTTCCATTCTCAAGAAAACCAATAATGTTCCTCTTGCATCCTCTATCGGAACAGTCATAACAGAAAGGATTGTCGACATTGTATCTATGATAGTAGTTATTTTTATATCTGTACTTATAGAATTTGATAAAATATCTCAGGTTCTCTTTCCCATACTCCATCAAATATATCAAAAAATACAAGGAAGGTACCTTTTACTCTTTTTATTTATAATGAGCGCTTTTTTATTAGCAATGCTCTATACCATAAAAAAATTTTTTGCTTCTCAAAAAATCCTTCTCAAGATACAAGAACTTTTTACTTTATTTGTTGCCGGAATACAGAGTATAAAAGATATACATTCTCCAAAATGGTTTTTTATACATACCTTTTTACTTTGGTTCACCTATTATCTAACTACTTATGTAGTTATCATAGCTTTTTCTAGTACAGAAGGGATTACTCTATCCCAAGGAATAGTAGTATTAGCAATGGCAACTATTGGTATGGCTCTTCCTGTGCAGGGAGGATTTGGAACATTTCACTTTTTTGTTTCCCAATCACTTATATGGTATAATATAGATAGCGCTATGTCTAAAACCATAGCTACTATTTTACATACTACGAGTATAGTAGCAATTATTATGTATGGAGGAGTAGCTTTTTTATGCTTTTTCTTTCTGAAACATAAAAAACATGATACAGACCAGTAA
- a CDS encoding site-specific DNA-methyltransferase yields the protein MTINKLILGDNLEIMRKMDSDSIDLIYLDPPFFSNKNYEVLWGDEGEIRSFQDRWSGGIEHYIMWLKERVMEMHRILKPTGSIYLHCDWHADAYIRVFILDKIFGENNFRNEIIWSYQGTGEPKNFFKKKHDNIYFYSKSNKYFFSDSDTKEDISDFSKTKFSKEDEKGKYKEIKHPDGSVYKQYVRENMRMRDVWEIPLINVMAKERIGYPTQKPEALLERIIKASSHEGHVILDPFVGGGTSIAVADKLNRNWIGIDQSVQAIKVTEFRLNKQQSLFSKPFTVQLHKYDYDTLRYKDAFEFETWIVGHFGGLSNSRQRGDLGLDGRTRENQPIQVKRSDNIGRNVIDNFKSACERYDKTSYEKNKSENKPLGFIIAFSFGKGAIQEVARLKVEEQVTIELITVESIVPIAKKPTLQVEMQDLGKVKELRQIEFIATGKSDAGIEFYAWDFTYKEPNFVPEILLDKTGKQTYLFKAGEHTIAVKVVDNEGLENTEIIKLKINGEVNRN from the coding sequence ATGACCATCAACAAACTCATTTTAGGGGATAATTTAGAAATAATGAGAAAAATGGACAGCGATTCCATAGATTTAATATATCTTGACCCACCATTTTTTAGCAATAAAAATTACGAAGTGCTTTGGGGAGACGAAGGTGAAATTCGCAGCTTTCAAGATAGATGGTCCGGAGGTATTGAACATTACATCATGTGGCTCAAAGAAAGAGTTATGGAAATGCACCGAATATTAAAACCCACAGGTTCTATTTATTTACATTGTGATTGGCACGCAGATGCTTATATTAGAGTTTTTATATTAGATAAAATTTTTGGTGAAAATAATTTTAGAAATGAAATTATCTGGAGTTATCAAGGAACAGGTGAACCAAAGAATTTTTTTAAAAAAAAGCATGATAATATTTATTTTTATTCAAAATCAAATAAATATTTTTTCAGTGATTCAGATACAAAAGAAGATATAAGTGATTTTTCAAAAACGAAATTTAGTAAAGAAGACGAAAAAGGTAAATATAAAGAAATAAAACATCCAGATGGTTCTGTTTATAAGCAATATGTAAGAGAAAATATGAGAATGCGTGATGTTTGGGAAATTCCATTAATAAATGTAATGGCAAAAGAAAGAATCGGTTATCCAACTCAAAAGCCCGAAGCACTTTTAGAACGGATAATAAAAGCAAGTTCTCATGAAGGACATGTAATCCTTGATCCATTTGTTGGCGGAGGAACCTCCATAGCAGTTGCAGACAAATTGAATAGAAATTGGATAGGCATAGACCAAAGTGTGCAAGCCATTAAAGTAACAGAGTTTCGTTTGAACAAGCAACAAAGTTTATTTTCCAAACCATTTACGGTGCAGTTACACAAGTATGATTACGACACATTGCGTTACAAAGATGCTTTTGAATTTGAAACGTGGATAGTTGGGCATTTTGGAGGATTATCTAACTCAAGACAACGAGGAGATTTAGGACTTGACGGCAGGACACGAGAAAACCAACCTATCCAAGTGAAACGGAGCGACAACATTGGACGAAACGTAATAGACAATTTTAAATCGGCTTGCGAAAGATACGACAAAACGAGTTACGAAAAAAATAAGTCAGAAAATAAACCCTTGGGTTTTATTATTGCGTTTTCATTTGGCAAGGGTGCGATTCAGGAAGTAGCAAGGTTAAAAGTAGAAGAACAAGTAACCATTGAATTGATAACAGTAGAAAGCATAGTTCCCATAGCAAAAAAACCGACTTTGCAAGTAGAAATGCAAGATTTAGGAAAAGTAAAAGAGTTACGACAAATAGAATTTATAGCCACAGGGAAAAGCGATGCGGGGATTGAATTTTATGCATGGGACTTTACCTACAAAGAACCAAATTTTGTGCCTGAAATTTTACTTGACAAGACGGGCAAACAAACCTATTTGTTCAAAGCTGGTGAGCATACAATTGCAGTGAAAGTGGTTGATAACGAAGGACTTGAAAACACAGAAATTATCAAGTTAAAAATAAATGGTGAAGTCAACCGAAACTAA